A genomic window from Caballeronia sp. SBC1 includes:
- a CDS encoding DUF2877 domain-containing protein translates to MARLLTFPVCSVGYMAEHGPRETQRFWVHSCFQHAMNMSSASGELLTLLSPRYQNLPTAIRISTPPGWDWRHQAHSRQPITLENNELRGTLWRANLSQAPCWRPGTDRVRGGHSLNAMLAAYPALASQLLEYCLEREVRSSLQLVPGWPPGGRNPRLNLGDEKAELESGVSELIGYGAGLTPDGDDYLLGYLASLWPWQHLGVISAHLKLLRPAIKNQLHRTTSISRHYLELALQGHYSQSIDHLTTVLIHGVPVAELKLSAINVMKFGSSSGADCLGGFLHGIRALGKVEQKEMT, encoded by the coding sequence ATGGCACGCCTCCTCACGTTCCCGGTGTGTTCGGTCGGCTATATGGCCGAGCACGGGCCGCGCGAGACGCAGCGGTTCTGGGTCCATAGCTGCTTTCAGCACGCCATGAACATGTCGTCGGCGAGTGGCGAGTTGCTGACCTTGCTGAGTCCGCGCTATCAGAACCTGCCCACGGCTATAAGGATCTCGACGCCGCCCGGCTGGGATTGGCGGCATCAAGCGCACTCCCGGCAGCCCATCACGCTCGAGAACAACGAGTTGCGCGGCACGCTCTGGCGCGCGAACCTGAGCCAGGCACCGTGCTGGCGGCCTGGAACGGATCGGGTGCGGGGCGGCCATTCGCTGAACGCGATGCTGGCGGCTTACCCGGCATTGGCGAGCCAGTTGCTGGAGTACTGCCTGGAACGCGAGGTCCGCAGCAGCTTGCAACTGGTGCCGGGCTGGCCGCCGGGAGGGCGCAACCCTCGGCTGAACCTCGGCGACGAAAAAGCGGAACTGGAGAGCGGCGTCTCCGAACTGATTGGGTACGGAGCGGGGCTGACGCCGGATGGCGACGACTACCTGCTGGGTTATCTGGCGTCGTTATGGCCGTGGCAACATCTCGGCGTTATATCCGCGCATTTGAAATTATTGCGCCCGGCCATAAAAAATCAGCTTCACCGGACGACCAGTATCAGCAGGCATTATCTGGAGCTCGCGTTGCAGGGGCACTATTCACAGTCGATCGATCATTTGACAACGGTCCTGATTCACGGAGTCCCGGTGGCGGAGCTGAAACTTTCGGCAATCAACGTTATGAAATTCGGCTCGTCATCTGGAGCAGATTGTCTCGGCGGCTTCTTGCACGGAATAAGAGCGCTTGGGAAGGTGGAGCAGAAAGAAATGACCTGA
- the flhA gene encoding flagellar biosynthesis protein FlhA: MNARAGFFSKRPDALGSQNLRALAGPVLICMILGMMILPLPAFLLDLLFTFNIALSVMVLLVSMYTQKPLDFAAFPSVLLFSTLLRLSLNVASTRIVLLEGHTGPDAAGQVIESFGHFLVGGNFAVGIVVFVILMIINFMVITKGAGRIAEVGARFTLDAMPGKQMAIDADLNAGLINEDQARKRRLQVAQEAEFYGSMDGASKFVRGDAIAGLMIMIINIVGGLIVGMLQHDMDFAHAATNYTLLTIGDGLVAQIPSLIISTAAGVIVSRVATEEDIGTQLTGQLFNNPRVLMITGVIIGIMGLIPGMPHFAFLLLGGGLIYAARSMNQRISAKKKASLVTDVVPTAAAPLENTEASWDDVAMIDPLGLEVGYRLIPLVDRNADGELLKRIKGIRKKFAQEIGFLPPVIHIRDNLELRPNGYRIALKGVEVGVGEAFPGQWLAINPGQVSATLPGNPTQDPAFGLPAVWIDTNLREQAQVYGYTVVDASTVVATHLNHLVVTHAAELLGRVEVQALLERIGKDTPSLTDDLVPKTLALTTLQKVLQNLLEEGVPIRDMRTILDALQEHAPKISDAYDLTAAVRLALGRAITQQWYPGSGELQVMGLDPTLERVLSQALQTGANPGLEPGLAQTLLNSTQNAILRQQNMGLPPVLLVQHSLRAMLARFLRRSLPQLKVLSYAEVPDTRNVKVTNLIGAQG, from the coding sequence ATGAACGCGCGCGCCGGATTTTTCTCGAAGCGCCCTGACGCGTTGGGATCGCAGAACTTGCGGGCTCTCGCCGGGCCGGTGCTGATCTGCATGATCCTCGGCATGATGATCTTGCCGTTGCCGGCATTTCTGCTCGACTTGCTGTTCACGTTCAACATCGCGCTTTCCGTGATGGTGCTGCTGGTCAGCATGTACACGCAGAAGCCGCTCGATTTCGCCGCATTCCCAAGCGTGCTGCTGTTCTCCACGCTGCTGCGTTTGTCGCTGAACGTGGCGTCCACGCGGATTGTCCTGCTCGAAGGCCATACCGGTCCCGACGCCGCCGGTCAGGTGATCGAGTCGTTCGGCCACTTCCTGGTGGGCGGAAATTTCGCGGTCGGTATTGTGGTGTTCGTGATCCTGATGATCATCAACTTCATGGTGATTACGAAGGGTGCGGGGCGGATTGCCGAAGTGGGCGCACGCTTCACCCTCGACGCGATGCCGGGCAAGCAGATGGCTATCGATGCCGACTTGAACGCCGGCCTCATCAACGAAGACCAGGCGCGCAAGCGCCGCTTGCAAGTCGCGCAGGAGGCCGAGTTCTACGGCTCCATGGACGGTGCAAGCAAGTTCGTGCGCGGCGACGCGATCGCGGGCTTGATGATCATGATCATCAACATTGTGGGCGGCTTGATTGTCGGGATGCTCCAGCACGATATGGACTTCGCGCACGCAGCCACGAACTACACGTTGCTGACCATTGGCGATGGCCTCGTCGCGCAGATCCCCTCGCTGATCATCTCGACGGCAGCGGGCGTGATCGTCTCGCGGGTGGCAACCGAAGAAGATATTGGCACGCAGTTGACGGGGCAACTATTCAACAACCCGCGCGTGTTGATGATTACCGGCGTGATCATCGGCATCATGGGTTTGATTCCAGGCATGCCGCACTTCGCGTTCTTGCTGCTGGGCGGTGGTCTCATATACGCCGCGCGTTCGATGAACCAGCGCATCTCGGCGAAGAAGAAAGCGTCCCTCGTAACGGATGTTGTGCCTACCGCCGCTGCACCGCTTGAGAATACGGAAGCGAGCTGGGACGACGTCGCGATGATCGATCCGCTCGGGCTTGAGGTGGGGTATCGGCTGATACCGCTGGTCGACCGGAACGCGGATGGCGAGTTGCTGAAGCGGATCAAGGGCATCCGCAAGAAGTTCGCACAGGAAATCGGCTTCCTGCCGCCGGTGATCCATATCCGCGACAACCTGGAGTTGCGTCCGAATGGTTATCGGATTGCGCTGAAGGGCGTGGAAGTGGGCGTAGGCGAAGCATTCCCGGGCCAATGGCTCGCGATCAACCCGGGCCAGGTCTCGGCAACGTTGCCGGGAAATCCGACGCAAGATCCGGCGTTCGGTTTGCCGGCAGTGTGGATCGATACGAACCTGCGTGAGCAGGCACAGGTCTACGGCTATACCGTGGTCGATGCCAGCACGGTCGTGGCGACTCACCTCAACCATCTGGTCGTGACGCACGCTGCGGAATTGCTGGGTCGCGTGGAAGTGCAGGCGCTGCTGGAGCGCATTGGCAAGGACACGCCTTCGTTGACTGACGACCTGGTGCCGAAGACGCTGGCGCTGACCACCTTGCAGAAGGTGCTGCAGAACTTGCTGGAAGAAGGCGTTCCTATCCGCGATATGCGCACGATCCTGGACGCATTGCAGGAACACGCGCCGAAGATATCCGATGCCTACGACCTGACCGCGGCGGTACGTCTGGCGCTGGGGCGCGCGATTACGCAGCAGTGGTATCCGGGCAGCGGCGAATTGCAGGTAATGGGACTGGACCCGACGCTGGAGCGCGTGTTGTCGCAGGCGTTGCAGACGGGCGCGAATCCCGGGCTGGAACCGGGTTTGGCGCAGACGTTGTTGAATTCGACCCAGAACGCGATTCTGCGTCAGCAGAACATGGGACTGCCGCCGGTCCTTCTGGTGCAGCATTCGTTGCGCGCCATGCTCGCTCGTTTCCTGAGAAGGAGCTTGCCGCAGTTGAAGGTGCTCTCGTATGCGGAAGTGCCGGATACACGGAACGTCAAAGTGACGAACCTGATCGGAGCGCAGGGATAG
- the fdrA gene encoding acyl-CoA synthetase FdrA has product MSIRTKVFKNMYQDSVSLMQISAHISKLAGIEQASVVMGTSTNLAQLRDAALDDGCTAGPNDLVIAVRGEIAACDGALVIAEERLNSKPEESSGDGVRPPPLASLEMAVEQQAASNLALISVPGDYAAAEAIKALRLGLSVMLFSDNVSLAHELEIKTLAREKNLLVMGPDCGTAIINGLPLGFANVVRRGAIGVVAASGTGLQEVTCRIDQLGAGISQALGTGGHDLHESIGGISMLYGLDALAADPDTQVIVLISKPPAPAVAEKILARARAAGKPVVVNFLGAKPEDMNVPGITPAYTLADAAGFAVALLSGAKLPPTVAEINSPDAGRLHDYSRTLRPMRRFIRGVFAGGTFCYESQLLCRQRGFAASSNTPVASNSKLEDIWHSTGHTLVDMGDDDFTRGRPHPMIDPTLRNQRILAELNDPQTAVVLFDLVLGYGASTEPARELLELIEHARLQAAGQDLPVLISHVCGTEADPQVRSRQVDTLREAGVLVAGCNAQAALWASHVAHLQAQK; this is encoded by the coding sequence ATGAGCATAAGAACCAAGGTCTTCAAGAACATGTATCAGGACTCCGTGTCCCTGATGCAGATATCCGCGCACATCTCCAAACTTGCCGGCATCGAGCAGGCCTCGGTGGTGATGGGAACGAGCACCAATCTCGCGCAACTGCGCGACGCGGCTCTGGACGACGGCTGCACAGCCGGCCCGAACGATCTCGTGATCGCGGTACGCGGAGAGATCGCGGCGTGCGACGGCGCGCTCGTTATTGCGGAAGAGCGTTTGAACAGCAAGCCGGAGGAGTCAAGCGGCGACGGCGTGCGTCCGCCACCGCTTGCCAGCCTCGAAATGGCGGTGGAACAACAGGCAGCATCGAATCTCGCGCTGATTTCGGTCCCCGGCGACTACGCCGCCGCCGAAGCGATCAAGGCGCTGCGCCTGGGGCTGTCGGTCATGCTTTTCAGCGACAACGTCAGCCTCGCCCACGAACTCGAGATCAAGACACTCGCGCGTGAAAAAAACCTGCTGGTGATGGGACCTGATTGTGGGACGGCCATTATCAATGGGTTGCCGTTGGGGTTCGCCAATGTGGTGAGGCGCGGGGCGATAGGCGTAGTGGCGGCATCGGGCACCGGATTGCAGGAAGTGACATGCCGTATCGACCAGTTGGGCGCCGGGATTTCGCAGGCGCTCGGCACGGGCGGCCATGACCTGCACGAATCGATCGGCGGGATCTCCATGTTGTACGGTCTCGATGCGCTGGCTGCGGATCCCGACACCCAAGTGATCGTGCTGATCTCCAAACCGCCCGCTCCGGCAGTGGCGGAAAAAATCCTGGCGCGGGCGCGCGCGGCGGGCAAGCCGGTTGTTGTCAATTTCCTGGGCGCAAAGCCGGAAGACATGAACGTGCCGGGGATCACCCCGGCGTACACCCTGGCGGATGCCGCCGGCTTCGCCGTCGCATTGCTCTCAGGCGCCAAACTGCCGCCAACGGTAGCTGAAATCAACTCACCGGACGCAGGCCGTCTGCACGATTACAGCCGGACCTTGCGACCCATGCGGCGCTTCATCCGCGGGGTGTTCGCGGGGGGCACCTTTTGCTACGAGAGCCAGTTGTTATGCCGGCAACGCGGCTTCGCCGCGTCGTCGAATACGCCGGTTGCGTCCAACAGCAAGCTCGAGGATATCTGGCACAGCACCGGTCACACACTCGTCGACATGGGCGATGACGATTTCACGCGCGGCCGTCCGCATCCCATGATCGATCCCACGTTGCGCAACCAGCGAATCCTCGCGGAACTGAACGACCCGCAAACGGCCGTCGTGCTATTCGACCTCGTGCTGGGTTACGGCGCATCGACAGAACCTGCCCGCGAGTTGTTAGAACTGATCGAGCACGCGCGCCTTCAGGCGGCGGGCCAGGACTTGCCGGTCCTGATTTCCCACGTCTGCGGCACGGAAGCCGATCCACAAGTCAGAAGCCGTCAGGTCGATACCTTGCGCGAAGCCGGCGTTCTGGTTGCCGGTTGCAACGCGCAGGCGGCGCTCTGGGCGAGCCACGTTGCCCATCTTCAGGCGCAAAAATAA
- a CDS encoding cysteine hydrolase family protein, whose protein sequence is MPQKLFRAQPFPLSFDSQTTALAMIDMQRDFVEPGGFGEALGNDVSLVRSAIVPCGKVLKAARDSKLLVIHTREGHRADLADCPPAKLTRGGKTFIGTDGPMGRILVRGEAGHDIIPELYPALGEPIIDKPGKGAFYETDLQLILQNHGIKTLIVCGVTTEVCVTTTVREANDRGYECIIPADCVGSYFPEFQKSALEMIKAQGAIFGWVTDAAAIVDGLRG, encoded by the coding sequence ATGCCTCAAAAACTATTTCGCGCACAACCATTCCCGCTCTCGTTCGATTCACAAACAACTGCATTGGCCATGATCGACATGCAGCGTGATTTTGTTGAACCGGGAGGCTTTGGCGAAGCATTGGGAAATGACGTCTCCCTGGTGCGCAGCGCGATTGTCCCGTGCGGGAAAGTCCTGAAGGCGGCCCGTGATTCGAAGCTGCTGGTCATCCATACGCGTGAAGGCCACCGCGCCGACCTGGCCGATTGCCCGCCTGCGAAACTGACGCGCGGCGGTAAGACATTCATTGGCACCGACGGCCCCATGGGCCGCATCCTGGTCCGCGGCGAGGCAGGGCACGACATCATTCCGGAGCTGTATCCGGCGCTGGGCGAACCCATCATCGACAAACCCGGCAAGGGCGCGTTCTACGAAACCGACCTGCAGCTGATTCTGCAAAACCACGGTATCAAGACGCTTATCGTGTGCGGGGTGACGACCGAGGTCTGCGTGACAACGACGGTTCGCGAAGCCAATGATCGCGGCTACGAGTGCATTATCCCGGCGGATTGCGTCGGGTCGTATTTCCCGGAATTCCAGAAATCCGCGCTGGAGATGATCAAGGCGCAAGGCGCAATTTTCGGGTGGGTCACCGACGCCGCGGCGATTGTCGACGGCTTGCGCGGCTGA
- a CDS encoding DUF1116 domain-containing protein — MMNTLFNQPLNVVNAGLSSFADNLALAGGDVTDLRWQPPALGDVGAGLALASLIRHPLVDQANEQAFQQYLAAQPVLVDVMSASHAISAMAHRKLILHAGPPIEWADMCGPVKGAIVGAILFEGWATTHEAAERLAADGAIDFEPCHHYQAVGPMAGIISPSMPLWVIENKTNGRRAFSNFNEGLGKVLRFGANNREVLDRLHWMTQELAPTLKAALKALGEVELKPMMAQALHMGDEVHNRNAAATGLLIKRLIPALLSTGLPIDRIQRVTEFIVSNDHFFLNLSMAACKAMTDAAHNVPFSSMITVMARNGVNFGIRMSGTGDRWFQAPANPVEGLFFPGYGVEDAAADLGDSAITETAGVGGFAMASSPAIVKFVGGTPADATSNSRRMQAITLGGNPAFTLPALNFAPTAAGIDARKVVDRGILPIINTGIAHKEAGVGQIGAGITTAPMPGFVDAIRALAEYI, encoded by the coding sequence ATGATGAATACGCTATTTAACCAGCCACTGAACGTGGTGAACGCAGGCTTGAGCAGTTTTGCCGATAACCTCGCCCTGGCCGGCGGCGACGTCACTGATTTACGCTGGCAGCCGCCCGCTCTCGGCGACGTAGGCGCGGGGCTGGCGCTGGCATCGCTGATTCGCCATCCGCTGGTCGATCAGGCCAACGAACAGGCGTTCCAGCAGTATCTCGCGGCCCAGCCGGTACTCGTCGATGTCATGAGCGCGTCGCACGCAATCAGCGCAATGGCGCATCGCAAGCTGATCCTCCATGCGGGTCCGCCCATCGAATGGGCCGATATGTGCGGACCGGTGAAAGGCGCGATTGTTGGCGCGATCCTGTTTGAAGGATGGGCGACGACCCACGAAGCCGCCGAGCGTCTGGCGGCGGACGGCGCGATTGACTTCGAGCCGTGTCACCACTATCAGGCGGTCGGCCCAATGGCGGGCATCATCAGCCCGTCCATGCCGCTGTGGGTGATCGAGAACAAAACAAACGGCCGGCGGGCCTTCAGCAATTTCAACGAAGGACTCGGCAAGGTGCTGCGTTTCGGCGCCAATAACCGCGAAGTGCTGGACCGCCTGCACTGGATGACGCAAGAACTCGCGCCGACATTGAAGGCCGCGTTGAAGGCGCTGGGCGAAGTGGAATTGAAGCCGATGATGGCGCAAGCGTTGCACATGGGCGACGAAGTCCATAACCGCAACGCGGCCGCCACCGGGCTCTTGATCAAGCGCCTGATTCCCGCGTTGTTATCGACCGGATTGCCGATCGACCGGATTCAACGCGTGACCGAGTTCATTGTTAGCAACGATCACTTCTTCCTGAATCTCTCGATGGCCGCGTGCAAGGCAATGACCGACGCGGCCCACAACGTGCCCTTCAGTTCAATGATCACGGTCATGGCGCGCAACGGCGTGAATTTCGGCATTCGCATGTCCGGCACGGGCGACCGGTGGTTCCAGGCGCCCGCCAATCCGGTGGAGGGTTTGTTCTTCCCGGGCTATGGCGTGGAAGACGCCGCTGCCGATCTTGGCGACAGCGCGATCACCGAGACGGCGGGCGTGGGCGGCTTCGCCATGGCGTCGTCGCCGGCCATTGTCAAGTTCGTGGGCGGCACGCCGGCGGACGCCACCAGCAACAGTCGTCGCATGCAGGCCATCACGCTGGGCGGCAATCCGGCGTTCACTCTCCCCGCGCTGAATTTCGCGCCGACCGCCGCGGGTATTGATGCCCGCAAGGTGGTTGATCGCGGCATCCTGCCGATCATCAATACCGGGATTGCGCACAAGGAGGCTGGCGTCGGGCAGATCGGCGCGGGCATTACCACGGCGCCAATGCCGGGCTTCGTTGACGCGATTCGCGCGCTCGCCGAATACATCTAA
- the arcC gene encoding carbamate kinase: protein MTKPLAIVAVGGNALIRDDQHDSIPDQYDAVVESARHIADMIEAGWDLVLTHGNGPQVGFILRRSELAAEEVRPVPLDYAVGDTQGAIGYMFQKALSNALRRRGIHRPVVTVVTQTRVSRDDPAFLNPGKPIGAFLDEATARQREKALGWTLMEDAGRGWRRTVASPQPLEIMEREVISTLLAQGCVVIACGGGGIPVVVDEHHQISGVEAVIDKDLASALLAEQLGADLLLIPTGVEQVAINFGKPEQRWLDTLSLAEAQALISQNQFGAGSMLPKVEAIMRFVTYSRSHGGHGKGLITSPESIKRALDRKTGTWITQ from the coding sequence ATGACCAAGCCTCTGGCAATTGTCGCGGTTGGCGGCAACGCGCTGATTCGCGACGATCAACACGATAGCATTCCTGATCAATACGACGCCGTCGTCGAAAGTGCGAGGCACATTGCCGACATGATCGAGGCCGGATGGGATCTGGTGCTGACGCACGGTAACGGACCGCAAGTGGGTTTTATCCTGCGCCGCTCAGAACTTGCCGCCGAGGAAGTCCGGCCGGTGCCGCTGGACTACGCCGTCGGCGATACGCAGGGCGCGATTGGCTATATGTTTCAAAAGGCGCTGAGCAACGCGCTGCGGCGTCGCGGGATTCATCGGCCCGTGGTCACCGTTGTGACCCAGACCCGCGTCAGCCGCGACGATCCGGCGTTCCTCAATCCGGGCAAACCGATAGGCGCTTTCCTCGACGAAGCCACCGCGCGACAGCGCGAAAAGGCCCTCGGATGGACGCTCATGGAAGATGCCGGACGGGGCTGGCGCCGCACGGTGGCATCGCCTCAACCGCTGGAGATCATGGAGCGCGAGGTGATCTCGACGTTGCTTGCACAAGGATGCGTCGTGATCGCATGTGGCGGCGGAGGTATTCCGGTTGTAGTCGATGAACATCACCAGATTTCGGGCGTGGAAGCGGTCATCGACAAGGACCTGGCTTCGGCACTTCTCGCCGAACAACTGGGCGCCGACCTGCTGTTGATTCCGACAGGCGTTGAACAGGTGGCGATCAATTTCGGCAAGCCGGAGCAGCGCTGGCTCGACACGCTAAGCCTGGCCGAAGCGCAGGCATTGATCTCGCAAAATCAGTTCGGCGCGGGCAGCATGTTGCCCAAAGTGGAAGCAATCATGCGATTCGTTACCTATAGCCGGTCGCATGGGGGACACGGCAAAGGCCTGATTACAAGTCCGGAATCGATCAAGCGTGCGCTTGATCGCAAGACCGGAACGTGGATCACGCAATAG
- a CDS encoding glutamyl-tRNA amidotransferase: MKNTTLLAVNGTLMRGLELNGNMTAAGGVFVREDHTDPHYRLWSIGDRHPGMIRVATGGTSVALEIWELPLASFADLLLSEPAGLAIGKVTLRDGSQLLGVLAEPWLVEDQKDITAHGSWRAYTGHFYSA, encoded by the coding sequence ATGAAGAACACTACGTTGCTGGCCGTCAACGGCACGCTCATGCGCGGGCTCGAACTGAATGGCAACATGACCGCGGCGGGCGGCGTGTTCGTGCGTGAAGATCACACCGATCCGCATTACCGGCTGTGGAGTATTGGCGATCGGCATCCGGGAATGATCCGCGTGGCAACAGGCGGAACATCGGTCGCGCTCGAGATCTGGGAACTGCCGCTCGCGTCATTCGCCGATTTGTTGTTGAGCGAACCGGCGGGTCTGGCGATCGGCAAGGTGACGCTTCGCGACGGCAGTCAGCTATTGGGCGTGCTGGCCGAACCCTGGCTGGTTGAAGACCAGAAGGACATTACCGCGCACGGAAGCTGGCGTGCCTATACGGGTCATTTCTACTCCGCCTGA
- a CDS encoding cytosine permease has translation MRNTDERPNTAPGYRIAMILLGIAITPVLLSSSSLGSQLSSLALIKVVVIGGIILTILSGITICVGEKARLPTYGIVKYPFGEKGAIAINVLLAISLFGWIAVTANMFGHSVHDLLAQQGLEIPVPLLVAVGCVIFVAATAFGFELLGKVAQFAIPVIALMLCYCVYVAAHGMVPVPAGFTDMNTGVAVSTVVGTIIVLVATLPDFGSFVHDRKHALIGAVLTFLIAYPLLYWAGATPSGISGKGSLLGAMAVFGAVLPAALLLIFATVTGNAGNMFQGTLVVSTLFTRFPKWQITVALGVLAVIVGSMDIMAWFIPFLLFLGIATPPVAGIYIADFLLYRRGGYDERLLATDPQVKALTFVAWIIGSLVGFMTVKGVFSLTSIPSLDSIIVACACYAIFSRVTRLRSIA, from the coding sequence ATGCGCAACACTGACGAACGCCCGAATACGGCGCCCGGGTATCGCATTGCCATGATTTTATTGGGCATTGCGATTACGCCGGTTTTGCTCTCCTCCTCCAGTCTGGGTAGTCAGCTATCGAGTCTGGCGTTGATCAAAGTGGTGGTCATCGGCGGCATTATCCTGACCATCCTTTCTGGCATCACCATTTGTGTTGGCGAGAAGGCGCGGCTTCCAACGTACGGCATCGTCAAGTATCCGTTCGGCGAAAAAGGCGCGATCGCCATCAACGTCCTGCTCGCGATCAGTTTGTTCGGATGGATTGCGGTAACTGCCAACATGTTCGGGCATTCGGTTCACGATCTGCTGGCGCAACAGGGCCTCGAAATACCCGTGCCTCTGCTGGTCGCCGTAGGTTGCGTGATCTTTGTGGCCGCTACGGCTTTTGGTTTCGAACTGCTCGGGAAGGTGGCTCAGTTCGCAATACCCGTCATCGCGTTGATGCTCTGTTATTGCGTCTATGTCGCGGCTCACGGAATGGTGCCGGTACCAGCCGGTTTCACCGATATGAATACCGGCGTGGCCGTTTCCACCGTGGTCGGGACGATCATTGTGCTGGTGGCTACGCTGCCTGATTTCGGCAGTTTCGTTCACGATCGCAAGCACGCCTTGATTGGCGCGGTGCTGACGTTTCTGATTGCTTATCCGTTGTTGTATTGGGCGGGTGCAACGCCAAGCGGAATATCAGGAAAAGGTTCTTTGCTCGGCGCCATGGCCGTGTTCGGGGCCGTGCTGCCGGCCGCATTGCTGCTTATTTTCGCGACCGTGACGGGCAATGCCGGGAATATGTTTCAAGGCACGCTGGTCGTCTCAACCTTGTTCACGCGGTTTCCGAAATGGCAGATTACCGTTGCGCTTGGCGTGCTGGCGGTGATTGTTGGCAGCATGGACATCATGGCGTGGTTTATCCCGTTTCTGCTTTTCCTAGGAATCGCAACGCCGCCCGTGGCCGGGATTTATATCGCAGACTTTTTGCTGTATAGGCGAGGCGGGTATGACGAGCGCTTGCTCGCGACGGATCCCCAGGTGAAGGCGCTTACCTTCGTTGCGTGGATCATCGGATCGCTGGTTGGATTCATGACCGTGAAGGGCGTGTTTTCCCTCACAAGTATCCCTTCGCTCGATTCGATTATTGTCGCGTGTGCTTGTTACGCGATCTTCAGCCGGGTCACGCGCTTGCGTAGCATCGCGTAG